The sequence TATGACCTGAAAGGGTATGAAGTAGTGTTCCAGCTTTAGCATCCCAAATGCGTGCGGTAGTGTCGCTAGATCCAGTAACAATAAATTGATTATCAGAGCTAATTGCTACTGATTCTATTACAGCAGTATGACCTGTGAGCTTCACTGATGTAAGAGATGCTTGAGGATCTGACAATGTAGACTGTGCATATTGATCGATTAAAACGCCAAGGGTTTGCGATACGTTTTCGGTTTTTAATTTTTGTTCTTCGCTCATTTTTGTATCTTTCTGATCGGTGGCATGTTGTATGGTGTATGGAATAGTGCTTAACAGCAGAATTAATATATTTTTTTTAGATATTTTCACAAAAAACCTTATTTAATTGCGGGACAGGTAAACCACTAGTTTTGACTGGTGTTACTATCAAGGCTTTAACCTTTAGATTTAAGTTTTGATGATGTTATCGAGTTATACTGTAGTTGGGCTTGGCGGTCCAACTTTTTAAAGGAAAAGCGATGACAACACCATCACATGAAAGTTTAAGCCACTTTAAGTGGAACTGCAAATACCTGTCCTCGTTCAGGACATATGAGACTGAAGGGCTTGGTGTGGTCTATAATCTTTTGGTAGAGTGTGTTATAGTCAAACTAATGGATTACCTGCCTTCCATTTACGTCATGTATTTAGAATGTTTTTTAATTTTGGAGAATACTGCATGAGCCATATAACAAGATTTATTACCATTCATAGCATTTTTATTATGTTAGCTTCTATGACTGGCTGTTGCGCAGAGCCAGAACAAAAACAAAAGGCAGACCAATCCAGCCTGGCTAGTAAAGCTACGGCGCACCCAATGATGTTGTATATAATCGTCGCAAGCACTCGCCCTACAAAAACTGGGGTAAAAATAGCTAAAAATATCAAAGCAATGATGGATAAGAGACCGGAAGTGAGAACAAAGATTATTAATATTGCAGACTATAATTTACCATTCTATACAGATGAAGTTGCTCCTGCTGACCGTAAGGAAGAAATAACAAATCCAGCATTTAGAAGCTGGGCAGATAAAGTAAAACAAGCTGCTGGTTATATAATTGTTTCACCTGAGTACAATTATGGCTATCCAGCTTCATTAAAAAACGCATTAGATAGTCTTTACAAAGAATGGAATAACAAACCAGTGGGTTTTGTTGGCTATTCAGGAGGTTCATCGGGTGGAGCATCAATGATTGCGCAATTACGCCAAGTTGCTCGCGGATTAAAAATGATACCAGTTGCTGCAGAAGTTAAGATTCCTCAATCATGGAAGGCATTTAACGACCAAGGCGGCTTAGCTAATTCTGATGTTATTGAAAAAGAACTAAATATCGTTGTAAATCAACTTCTTGAGGCCCAGATGCCACGAAAGAATGAATAAAAAGTTTTAAAAACACACCCGTATAAACTATACAAACCTAAGATCTTAAAGCCTCTACTGCTTTTTTCACGATATCAATATTTTCAGGTGTATTTAAATGCACCTGTGCCCATTGCATAATCGGCTTCACTGATTTAATTTTATGCCCCAGATCATTCATCCATTCATATCGTGGAAATAACCAAAGATGAAAATGTGATGCATCTTCCTCTTGCACCTGGTAAACAATCTGGATATTAAGCTTTTCTCGCATCTGTTTTCGAAGAACGTATACAAACTCTATAAAATCTTGCCGCTCTTCATGACTAAACTCATCGATACTTTGCACATGTCGCTTAGATGCCACTATCACAAATCCTGCAATAGGCACTGCAAATCTTGTCGAGCTTCAAAAAAAACTGTCGATGCGATAACGCCCCACCGATGGTTTCCCGTATACCTTGCTGCAGGCTACATCCAGTGCATGAGCGATGCTGAGTATCAATACTATTCATATTCGTAACTCGTAAAGGTTCCACTACCTTAATCCTTGAAAGTAAAAAAAGCACGCACTACCAAAACCTATTTTCTGGCAAATGCATGACAATTAATTTATTTAGCTAATTCCTTTGACTGGCCTGCCAGGCATTTCTTGCAGAAATGACTGGCGGAGCTGACGAGACTCGAACTCGCGACCTTCCGCGTGACAGGCGGACGCTCTAACCAAACTGAGCTACAGCTCCATACAATATATCATATTGAATGGCTCCGCGGGCAGGATTCGAACCTGCGACCTAACGATTAACAGTCGTGTGCTCTACCAGCTGAGCTACCGCGGAATAAGAATTTCAAAAACTAGGTAGTAAAACTACCTTTTATGGCCTGCCGGTCATTTCCTTCAGAAATGACTGGTGGGCGGTACAGGGCTCGAACCTGTGACCCCCAGTTTGTAAGACTGATGCTCTACCAACTGAGCTAACCGCCCTTGCTAAATATGATTCCAAGATTTTAGAGGAAAACAAAGTAAAAGTCAAAAAGATTCTCACAAAAAATCTTTATAATTCATAGTTTTTTTTATACGCTGGTAACAGTTACCTATAAAGGTCAAAAATATCCATTCCGAAAGGCCAATCATGAAGTTCTTCGATTTCGTAAAAAACCTGTTTATATTGCTTATTTTCGTTCAAGTGGCCCCTGCGCTTTTTAGTAACATACGTAAACAATACAACAAATACGTCTCTCCTCAAACACAGGTTGGTATTATCAAATTCTCGAGCGCTATCTATGATTCTGCCCCCTACAATAAACAATTACATGATCTTTTTACGAACAATGATATAAAAGCAATTTTACTTGAATTTGAATGTCCGGGAAGCGCTGCCGGTTCAGGCCAAATTATTCATAATGAACTGCAACAACTCAAAAAACAGTATCGTAAGCCAGTGATTGCACTAGTAGAAAACATTTGTGCTTCAGGCGGCTACTACATCGCCTCCGCTGCTGACCATATTATTGCGCCTGGTTGTTCAATCATCGGTTCTATTGGCGTAACGCTGCCATACTTTCTCCAATTTAAAGACTTTGGAGAACAGTTTAAGATTCATCATATACCAATGAAATCGGGAACATATAAGGACGCTACCAATCCTTTGGTAAATATCACCGATGCAGACAAAGCAATGCTACAAAACGTTTTAGACGATTCACATCAACAATTTATCGCTGACGTAGCGCATAATAGAGCATTATCCCCTGCAACCGCAGCCCAATGGGGAGATGGACAGCTATTTTCTGGACGCCAAGCACTAAAACTTGGTCTTATTGATGAAATTGGATCTGCTCACAATGCAATTGCTATTATCAAAAAGAAAGCGATTATAGAAGGTGAAATTGAGTGGGTAAAACAAGCTCCTAAATCCGGCCTTGCTGCTCTTTTTGGCGATTCTGATTCACAAGACGATCAAACATTATTCCATGCATTAATAAACAAAATACGCATGTTATGCACTTCCCTTTTTCATGAGATAGCAATAACCAATAGAAGTTATATCGCATAACGGCTGCGTAATCACGTCATATACTAACCCATTTACGCGGCAATATGTTATCCTGCCGAGCGCAAACCCTTGCGGGAAAATGAGACCATCGCCACTTGATATCACTAAATCGCCCTCTTGTATGGATAATAAATGGCTCACATGCGTTACTGTGCCTACCTGTTTTTGATTGCTTCCTTCATAAATCCCCAGAGCATGTGATTGTCCACAGTATGCAGAAACTTTACAAGAACGATCTGTCACCAAAAGCACTTTACTATAGGTGGGAAAGACTTCCTCTACACGTCCAATTAAATTATTTTTATATATAGCAACCATATTTTTTTCGACACCCTGATTGCTCCCTCCTTCAATCAAGAAAAAATGCTCCTGCTCTGAAAAGTTTTTCAACAAAACTTGTGATAGCATCGCATATGAAAAGTCATAACGATTTTTAAATGCACTCAGCTCATCAGTATCAACCAAAAATTTTTCCTGCGCTTGTAATACAACAAGCTGTTCAAGCGCATCGTCTTTTTCCTGCTCTAGTATTCTATTTTTATGTTGCAACTCATCAATCGATCGAAAATAAATAAGCACTCGATTGATTGGCGCAGTCACATAGCTATGCGCAACCAAAAAAGGATGCAACATCATCGATGCACTATTTTCAAAAAATTTCGACTCATGAAAAAAAAATTGTGCAGTCGCTAGAATACATACTGCACAAAAAATTACTCCAAAAAATATCTGCTTTTTCACTACAACCCCTTATCTTACGCTCCAAAAAACGCCACCAACCCTTGCCGCACTTGATTCGGACAATCAGACAAAATCAACTCCTGACGAAGAGACGATGCATCAGAAAGACCTCGAATGTAGAACGGCAAATGCTTTCTGAAAATATAAAGACCGTGCGGTCCATAGTAATTAATCAATTCATCAAGATGCTTTAATGCATATTTAAGCACCTGCATTTTTTCAATTTCAAATTCATTGCCCAGCGCATGTTGCTGCAGCTCATGCAACTTCCATGGGCGAGCCCAAATTGGTCGGCCAATCAAAAAACCATCCACACCAGTCTGCTCATGCACCATCTTTGCTACTTTAAAGTTAACGATTCCACCAGAAACAATTACGGGAATAGAAATCGCTTTTTTAACCTCTGCAACCAACGCATAATCTGGGCGCCCTTCGAATCGTTGTGTTTGCAGTCGTGGGTGAATGGCTAGAGCATCAATTCCACAGCCCTCAAGCATTTTTGCTATCTCTACGGCATTACATTCTTTAAAGCCAGCACGAATTTTCACCGTAAATGGAATAGATACCTTTTTTCGTATGGCGGTCACAATAACCTTTAGGCGCTCTGGATCTGCCATCAGAGCTGACCCTGATCGGGATCTAATCACATTTTTAGCCGGACATCCCACGTTTAAATCAATTACATCAACCCCACGCGCAAGAATCAAATCCAATGCTTTATCTAAAAATGTGGTATCCGCTGCCGCGATCTGATAATTAAGCGGCCGCTCAAGCTGTTCAAATTTTAAAGCCTTGACCCCACTTTTATCATTGGCGATGCACCCGACATGGCGCATTTCTGTGTATAAAAGCTCATCTTTAGAATAGTCACGAACCAGCTTTCTGAATGGTGAATCGGTGATTCCATCCAGCGGTCCACCAATGAATCGCGGAACCGAAAGGTTTCCAATCTTTATACGTTCATGCCAAAAACTCATTTCAAGACCTTTAGATATAAGAATTAATTACTGCATCGTTAATACAGTAATTATAGCAAAGAGATGGGAGATGGCCAATCGCGTTTCAACGGTCACGCTTCATCTCTTTTTTCACGATTTTTCCAGGCAATGAGTCTCGTGTTTGTCTGGTCCATCACCCGCTTTGTCTTGCACATCACCTGCGCAAGCCTATCTTTGATCTTGTCTACTGCCTGCACAACACGCGCTTTTTTTCGCCAAAGCACATAAGAACCCATTCCATAAACAGTTATTACATACCACCCCATAACCACCGGATACTCCTCTTCTGGCCATTCCACTAATCGTGAGATATACACCCCTACCGGAATAATAACCGCTCGCATGATAAGCTTACCGACGGGCGCCACCAAAGGAGACTGTAATCCACTAAAGAGCGCTCGTGGAGATGAGTGTGCGGAAGGCGCAAAAAGCAGTCCCGTCATCAATACAACACTCCCAATCTTTCTCTGAATACAAAACATGACAAACCTCTTTTCTATGAACCCAATGAGCCGTATCATTATGAGTATATTGAAAGGGACCGGCATTACCCAGTCCCCTTTCTCAATTCATATCAATGCACCTATCACGGCTGCGTTTTGGCAAAATGCGCCTCGCCCGCCTTTGCATACTCTGCCGTATGTGGAAGATTATACTTTTGATAAAATGCATGTAATACATTACGGTACTTTAATCCATCACGACCAGCGGTAATATACGCATGCTGCCCATGATCCAATACCAACAAATGTGCTTTTTTGTGTCCCGCCTGTTTTATCTTTTCATAAAGTTTTATTGAACTTGAAGCTGGAATCACATCATCTTCCTTAGAGCAGACAACCAATATTGGAAGCTCTGGATCCACTTTTGCCGCCACATCAACCGGCCGAATACCATATGGGCTGTATCCCTTGAACATAATTTTTGCACATGATGCAATGATATCACCCAATACCTTTTTAACCACAAAGGGGAATGGAACTATTTTATCTGCTTCTTTACTTACTATATGCGTTGTTACATCTTCCAATGACGCAAATGGTGATTCTTCAACCGCCGCTTTCACCTGCGATGCCCGATACCTTCCTAAAAAATTTCGTATCACCGAAGCACCGCGTGATACACCAAACAATATAATATTATGGTCTTTCTGCAACTCCTCATACGATGCTTTGAGTATCTGAATATCCCCCTCCTGCGCAAGATATGAATACTTGAAGAATTCTTTCGCCTTATATTCAGGTTTGTTGAGAAATTGGCATGGCACATTTTTGCTCGTTGGTAAATAATCACCAGTATATATATTCATATGATCTATCCCTC comes from Candidatus Babeliales bacterium and encodes:
- the mreC gene encoding rod shape-determining protein MreC, giving the protein MKKQIFFGVIFCAVCILATAQFFFHESKFFENSASMMLHPFLVAHSYVTAPINRVLIYFRSIDELQHKNRILEQEKDDALEQLVVLQAQEKFLVDTDELSAFKNRYDFSYAMLSQVLLKNFSEQEHFFLIEGGSNQGVEKNMVAIYKNNLIGRVEEVFPTYSKVLLVTDRSCKVSAYCGQSHALGIYEGSNQKQVGTVTHVSHLLSIQEGDLVISSGDGLIFPQGFALGRITYCRVNGLVYDVITQPLCDITSIGYCYLMKKGSA
- a CDS encoding NAD(P)H-dependent oxidoreductase — protein: MFFNFGEYCMSHITRFITIHSIFIMLASMTGCCAEPEQKQKADQSSLASKATAHPMMLYIIVASTRPTKTGVKIAKNIKAMMDKRPEVRTKIINIADYNLPFYTDEVAPADRKEEITNPAFRSWADKVKQAAGYIIVSPEYNYGYPASLKNALDSLYKEWNNKPVGFVGYSGGSSGGASMIAQLRQVARGLKMIPVAAEVKIPQSWKAFNDQGGLANSDVIEKELNIVVNQLLEAQMPRKNE
- the sppA gene encoding signal peptide peptidase SppA gives rise to the protein MKFFDFVKNLFILLIFVQVAPALFSNIRKQYNKYVSPQTQVGIIKFSSAIYDSAPYNKQLHDLFTNNDIKAILLEFECPGSAAGSGQIIHNELQQLKKQYRKPVIALVENICASGGYYIASAADHIIAPGCSIIGSIGVTLPYFLQFKDFGEQFKIHHIPMKSGTYKDATNPLVNITDADKAMLQNVLDDSHQQFIADVAHNRALSPATAAQWGDGQLFSGRQALKLGLIDEIGSAHNAIAIIKKKAIIEGEIEWVKQAPKSGLAALFGDSDSQDDQTLFHALINKIRMLCTSLFHEIAITNRSYIA
- a CDS encoding tRNA-dihydrouridine synthase codes for the protein MSFWHERIKIGNLSVPRFIGGPLDGITDSPFRKLVRDYSKDELLYTEMRHVGCIANDKSGVKALKFEQLERPLNYQIAAADTTFLDKALDLILARGVDVIDLNVGCPAKNVIRSRSGSALMADPERLKVIVTAIRKKVSIPFTVKIRAGFKECNAVEIAKMLEGCGIDALAIHPRLQTQRFEGRPDYALVAEVKKAISIPVIVSGGIVNFKVAKMVHEQTGVDGFLIGRPIWARPWKLHELQQHALGNEFEIEKMQVLKYALKHLDELINYYGPHGLYIFRKHLPFYIRGLSDASSLRQELILSDCPNQVRQGLVAFFGA